One Catillopecten margaritatus gill symbiont DNA window includes the following coding sequences:
- the dnaG gene encoding DNA primase, with amino-acid sequence MPYISESFINDLPNQIDIVDLIAKRLTLKKMGSGYRTPCPFHGGKNPNLSIDGQKQFYHCFKCGESGGAISFVQKYENLGFVEAVESIANEFGLKIEYDKSSKPVDPSLNRYRALSEKVSEFYQQQLRTSPAKNTAVDYAEKRGISGEIAKRFALGFATPGSQDLLTNFEHTEQDVTDLKALGLIKTGEYGDYDFFRDRLMFPIQNSKGNVVAFGGRAFDNKAKAKYLNSQESPIFFKSKELYGLYHARKYSRSMDYILVVEGYMDVVALHQAGITKVVAALGTATSSDHLRILSRTTKTIVFCFDGDDAGRAAAWKALQIALPMIKSGLLIKFLFLPDGEDPDTLVKKESAVNFEKRIEKAQTLSKFLFDHTKAEVDFDTIEGKTLFLEKVSILISQVTYDVYQQQLIDGVAQEVGQSVKQVQTVFNRQAESIQMQAPVEIDYEPLMPDFEADYSDFNPTPKENKSVKASMAKMISLLLNYPSLSDGTVEVRVRNIEKSEVLLELVRSAEIDEDITQEALIKPFKPKSGIYKRLQELCILTPHLSENQARDEFQSALNSAERYQESARVKNSISNADTLEAQRLVMEGIQRSKSKK; translated from the coding sequence TTGCCTTACATTAGTGAAAGTTTTATCAACGATTTACCCAATCAAATCGACATCGTTGATTTGATTGCTAAACGCTTGACGCTCAAAAAAATGGGGAGTGGCTATCGCACACCTTGCCCATTTCATGGCGGTAAAAATCCAAATCTTTCTATTGATGGGCAGAAGCAATTTTATCATTGTTTTAAGTGTGGTGAGAGTGGTGGTGCAATTAGTTTTGTACAAAAGTATGAAAATTTAGGTTTTGTGGAGGCGGTTGAGTCAATTGCTAATGAGTTTGGATTAAAAATTGAATATGACAAAAGCTCTAAACCTGTTGACCCAAGTTTGAATCGCTACCGTGCCTTATCTGAGAAAGTCAGTGAGTTTTATCAGCAACAATTAAGAACTTCCCCTGCCAAAAATACAGCCGTTGACTACGCAGAAAAACGCGGTATCAGCGGTGAAATTGCCAAGCGTTTTGCCTTGGGTTTTGCCACGCCTGGCAGCCAAGATTTATTAACGAATTTTGAACATACTGAGCAAGATGTGACGGATTTAAAGGCATTGGGGCTAATAAAAACGGGCGAATATGGCGATTATGATTTTTTCCGTGACCGCTTAATGTTCCCGATTCAAAACAGCAAAGGCAATGTGGTTGCTTTCGGTGGCAGGGCGTTTGATAATAAGGCTAAAGCCAAATATCTCAACTCACAAGAAAGCCCAATTTTCTTTAAATCAAAGGAACTTTACGGACTCTACCACGCCCGTAAGTATTCTCGTTCAATGGATTATATTTTGGTGGTTGAAGGCTATATGGATGTCGTCGCTCTGCACCAAGCAGGCATTACCAAGGTCGTGGCAGCCCTCGGTACAGCCACCTCATCTGATCATTTAAGAATTTTATCACGCACCACAAAAACCATCGTTTTTTGCTTTGATGGGGATGATGCAGGGCGTGCTGCAGCATGGAAAGCATTGCAAATCGCCTTGCCAATGATTAAATCGGGTTTATTGATTAAATTCTTATTTCTGCCTGACGGCGAAGACCCGGATACTTTAGTTAAAAAAGAATCAGCAGTGAACTTTGAAAAGCGTATTGAAAAAGCACAAACACTCTCAAAATTTCTATTTGACCATACAAAAGCAGAAGTTGATTTTGACACCATCGAAGGCAAAACTTTATTTTTAGAAAAAGTCTCAATCCTAATCTCTCAAGTAACTTACGATGTTTATCAACAACAACTTATTGACGGTGTTGCACAGGAAGTAGGGCAAAGCGTTAAGCAAGTTCAAACCGTCTTTAACAGGCAGGCGGAAAGCATACAAATGCAAGCACCAGTTGAAATAGATTACGAGCCTTTAATGCCAGATTTTGAAGCAGATTACTCTGATTTTAACCCCACTCCCAAAGAAAATAAATCGGTTAAAGCCTCAATGGCAAAAATGATTAGTTTGCTATTAAATTACCCATCACTTTCCGACGGCACCGTTGAAGTGCGAGTACGCAACATTGAAAAATCAGAGGTATTGTTAGAGTTAGTACGCTCAGCCGAAATTGACGAAGACATCACCCAAGAAGCGTTAATCAAACCTTTTAAACCCAAGTCAGGCATCTATAAACGCCTACAAGAACTTTGCATACTCACACCTCATTTAAGCGAAAATCAAGCTCGCGACGAATTTCAATCTGCCCTAAATTCAGCCGAAAGATACCAAGAAAGTGCTAGAGTTAAAAATTCAATATCCAATGCCGACACCTTAGAAGCACAACGCTTAGTAATGGAAGGCATTCAAAGAAGTAAAAGCAAGAAATAG
- the penA gene encoding putative peptidoglycan D,D-transpeptidase PenA, whose translation MIAKFKALFQFSRTQHYSRRQNIIKWIFIALVCGFGYRVITLHQLNAGNMTLQERGNKQASKTSNSKAWRGDILDRNGEVLASNLILKTVNLDPTILQQAYIPKLAEALMMPETELQAAIDKKLSKTLGRRNLLIKKNIRFTDPILENLRKLKKLKLKTCKPQDIKIKPPWYDKILIAIKLKTDIPRYTTIQICRKRKISGVALQTEQRRYYPKSASLAPLIGRVNYNKKGVSGIEGEFESTLAGQNGVNTLDYNQNSQGGYFNPAVQTKLKHGKDITLTIDANIQYHTYTAIKKSVKKHEADSGSAIILNQNGEILALANYPAEDPNNKIIYNAENYRNHVLSDKIEPGSTMKPFTMLLALDKKKITATDDELINVTKKIGHLKPDNKYTHMTVKKILQKSHNLGTVAISERLTKEQMYNTWNKLGFGRSLGLIPNIETSGLLKTTDSWSTADKRTLSYGYGPMQANLAQLARAYLVFANDGAVPPLKLVKGLTTYEQTTQVFSKESTHKIADLLDAVVSLKGSGYRARIKGYSVAGKTGTAEMVIDGEYNKDGAKRTFFAGFTPVKNPKYITLIRLDHPKKCYTHYKPKIKVSCEGSNSAAMVFKDAMGSILSSDQSVQLLVKE comes from the coding sequence ATGATAGCCAAATTCAAAGCACTCTTTCAGTTTTCTAGAACGCAACATTATTCACGCCGCCAAAACATCATCAAATGGATTTTTATTGCACTTGTTTGCGGTTTTGGCTATCGAGTTATTACCCTTCATCAACTGAATGCTGGCAATATGACGCTTCAAGAAAGAGGGAATAAACAAGCAAGTAAAACTTCAAATTCTAAGGCGTGGCGTGGTGATATTTTGGATAGAAATGGAGAAGTGCTTGCCAGTAATTTGATTTTAAAAACCGTTAATTTAGACCCAACAATTCTACAGCAAGCATATATTCCAAAATTAGCAGAAGCTTTAATGATGCCAGAAACGGAATTGCAAGCAGCCATTGACAAAAAACTCAGTAAAACGCTAGGTAGAAGAAACTTACTAATTAAAAAAAATATCAGATTTACCGACCCTATTCTTGAAAATCTAAGAAAACTTAAAAAACTCAAACTTAAAACTTGCAAACCTCAAGACATAAAAATCAAACCACCTTGGTACGACAAAATATTAATAGCCATAAAACTAAAAACAGACATACCTCGCTACACAACGATTCAAATTTGTAGGAAAAGAAAAATTTCTGGTGTGGCGTTACAAACAGAGCAACGCAGATATTACCCAAAATCTGCTTCATTGGCACCTTTGATTGGTCGTGTCAATTATAACAAAAAAGGGGTTTCTGGCATTGAAGGTGAATTTGAGTCAACGCTTGCCGGTCAAAATGGCGTGAACACCTTGGATTATAATCAAAATTCTCAAGGGGGATATTTTAATCCTGCGGTACAAACAAAACTCAAACATGGTAAAGATATTACTTTAACCATTGATGCCAACATCCAATACCATACCTATACTGCCATCAAAAAATCCGTCAAAAAACACGAAGCCGATTCAGGTTCAGCCATTATTTTAAATCAAAATGGTGAAATTTTAGCATTGGCAAACTACCCTGCTGAAGACCCAAATAACAAAATCATTTACAACGCAGAAAATTATCGCAACCATGTGCTATCAGACAAAATTGAACCAGGCTCAACCATGAAACCATTTACCATGCTTTTAGCACTTGATAAGAAAAAAATCACAGCAACTGATGACGAATTAATTAATGTGACTAAAAAGATTGGACATCTCAAACCCGATAACAAATACACCCATATGACGGTAAAAAAGATTTTACAAAAATCACATAATCTCGGCACCGTCGCTATTTCCGAAAGATTAACAAAAGAACAGATGTATAACACTTGGAACAAACTTGGCTTCGGCCGTTCACTCGGACTAATTCCCAATATTGAAACCTCTGGATTACTCAAAACCACAGACTCATGGTCAACAGCAGATAAACGCACCCTTTCCTATGGCTACGGCCCCATGCAAGCCAATTTAGCACAACTTGCCAGAGCCTACTTGGTCTTTGCTAACGATGGTGCTGTACCGCCCTTAAAATTAGTCAAAGGTCTAACGACATACGAACAGACCACACAAGTTTTCAGCAAAGAATCAACCCATAAAATCGCCGATTTACTTGATGCAGTTGTCTCACTCAAAGGCTCTGGTTATCGTGCAAGAATCAAAGGCTATAGTGTTGCTGGAAAAACGGGCACCGCAGAAATGGTAATTGATGGAGAATACAATAAAGACGGTGCAAAACGCACTTTTTTCGCTGGCTTTACCCCCGTCAAAAATCCAAAATATATTACGCTAATCAGACTTGATCATCCCAAAAAATGTTACACTCATTACAAGCCAAAAATAAAAGTCTCTTGCGAAGGTTCAAATTCTGCGGCAATGGTGTTTAAAGATGCTATGGGGAGTATTCTAAGTAGCGATCAATCTGTTCAACTGTTGGTCAAAGAATAA
- the rsmH gene encoding Ribosomal RNA small subunit methyltransferase H, with the protein MTSNHHQSVMFDESIEGLAIKNNGIYVDATFGRGGHTQGILDKLSDDGKVIAFDQDITAIEYAQQNFNDKRLEVIHSPFANMYAIFNERNLLGQIDGILMDLGVSSPQLDNAQRGFSFNADGPLDMRMNQTAGISAAEWLATANETDIANVIYKFGEERKSRHIATAIKRFQTEQPIQTTLQLANIVASVVKTKKNKHPATRTFQAIRIFINQELKQLADTLEQTLDILSPKGRLSVISFHSIEDRIVKQFIQKYSKQKQLPKGLPIMNNETEQMPLKDLGKSFASTAEINHSRRSRSAILRIAQRTKKL; encoded by the coding sequence ATGACCAGTAACCATCACCAATCAGTGATGTTTGATGAATCTATCGAAGGGTTGGCAATCAAAAATAATGGCATTTATGTTGACGCAACTTTTGGCAGAGGCGGACACACACAGGGCATTTTGGACAAATTAAGTGATGACGGCAAGGTGATCGCTTTTGACCAAGACATCACTGCCATTGAATACGCCCAGCAAAATTTCAACGACAAGCGCTTAGAGGTTATCCACAGTCCTTTTGCCAATATGTATGCGATTTTCAACGAACGCAATTTGCTCGGTCAAATCGACGGAATTTTGATGGATTTAGGGGTTTCATCGCCCCAACTTGACAATGCTCAACGAGGATTTAGTTTTAATGCCGATGGTCCACTTGATATGCGAATGAATCAAACCGCTGGCATCAGTGCTGCCGAATGGCTCGCAACTGCCAACGAAACCGACATCGCTAATGTCATTTACAAATTTGGCGAAGAGCGTAAAAGTCGCCACATTGCCACTGCTATCAAAAGATTTCAAACAGAACAACCCATTCAAACCACCCTGCAACTAGCCAACATCGTTGCCAGCGTGGTCAAAACAAAAAAGAACAAACACCCTGCCACTCGTACTTTTCAAGCCATTCGTATTTTCATCAATCAAGAACTCAAGCAACTCGCCGACACACTTGAACAAACGCTTGATATTCTCTCTCCTAAGGGTCGTTTATCTGTTATCAGTTTTCATTCTATTGAAGACCGCATCGTCAAACAATTTATTCAAAAATATTCAAAGCAAAAGCAACTGCCTAAAGGTTTGCCAATTATGAATAATGAAACCGAACAAATGCCCTTAAAGGACTTAGGTAAAAGTTTTGCTAGCACAGCAGAAATTAACCATAGTCGCCGTTCAAGAAGTGCGATATTACGCATCGCTCAACGCACCAAAAAACTATGA
- the mraZ gene encoding Transcriptional regulator MraZ, translated as MFRGVHNLSVDIKGRVKVPMRHQTQINEICAGKMVLSIHPDDACLLLYPLKDWLALEEKVSALPSLNIHTKRLKRKLIGHATDCELDSASRLLIPATLREYANIDKKIILSGQGHNFELWDEGAWHKQLDNLDALSKQEEIPAEVTQLSL; from the coding sequence ATGTTCCGTGGGGTACACAATCTAAGTGTTGACATCAAAGGAAGAGTAAAAGTTCCAATGCGTCACCAAACACAAATTAATGAAATTTGTGCGGGAAAAATGGTACTTAGTATTCATCCTGATGATGCGTGTTTATTGCTTTACCCCTTAAAAGACTGGCTAGCACTTGAAGAAAAAGTCAGTGCCTTGCCCTCGCTCAATATCCACACCAAACGCCTAAAACGCAAACTTATCGGTCATGCGACCGATTGTGAATTAGACAGTGCATCACGCCTTTTAATTCCTGCGACGCTGAGAGAATATGCCAATATTGACAAAAAAATCATACTGAGTGGGCAAGGGCATAATTTTGAACTTTGGGATGAAGGCGCTTGGCACAAACAACTTGATAATCTCGATGCACTCAGCAAGCAAGAAGAAATACCTGCCGAGGTTACCCAACTGTCGTTATGA
- the maeB gene encoding NADP-dependent malic enzyme — MSLKLHQAALDYHQGERPGKLIVTSHKSLETKEDLSLAYTPGVAAPVREIAENPELVNNYTIKSNLVAVISDGSAVLGLGNVGPLASKPVMEGKAVLFKKFADVDVFDIEVDTQDVDEFVQTVKNIAPTFGGINLEDISAPRCFEIEKRLIELLDIPVFHDDQHGTAIIIAAGLLNALEIQGKTVENAKLTCLGAGAAGIATLNLLCELGFQKTNILLVDSKGVITQKRGDLSKEKADYASVSEKHTLADAMQDCDVFVGVASANLVSKEMVKSMADNPIVFALSNPDPEISPAEANSVRDDLIMATGRSDYPNQVNNVLGFPFIFRGALDAKASEINVEMKIAAVHALKDLAKLEVPQDVLKAYNTNSISFGKGYIIPKPFDKRLIDVVPKAVFEAAVSTGVANL; from the coding sequence ATGAGTTTAAAATTACACCAAGCAGCACTTGATTATCATCAAGGCGAACGACCAGGAAAGTTGATTGTTACTTCGCACAAATCTTTAGAGACCAAAGAGGATTTATCATTGGCCTATACGCCAGGGGTTGCAGCACCTGTGAGAGAGATTGCTGAAAATCCAGAACTGGTGAATAACTATACAATTAAGTCTAATTTGGTTGCGGTAATTTCAGATGGCTCTGCAGTTTTGGGCTTGGGTAATGTTGGGCCTTTAGCGTCAAAGCCTGTAATGGAAGGTAAGGCAGTTTTGTTTAAGAAATTTGCAGATGTAGATGTGTTTGATATTGAGGTAGATACGCAAGATGTAGATGAATTTGTACAAACAGTAAAAAATATTGCACCAACTTTTGGTGGTATTAATTTGGAGGATATTTCTGCACCTCGATGTTTTGAAATTGAAAAGCGCCTGATTGAGCTGTTGGATATTCCTGTGTTTCATGATGACCAACATGGCACGGCGATTATCATTGCGGCAGGGCTTTTGAACGCACTGGAAATCCAAGGAAAGACGGTGGAAAATGCAAAATTAACTTGTTTGGGTGCGGGGGCAGCAGGGATTGCGACCTTGAATTTGTTGTGTGAGTTGGGTTTTCAAAAAACTAATATTCTATTAGTGGACTCTAAGGGTGTAATTACGCAAAAAAGAGGTGATTTAAGCAAGGAAAAAGCAGATTACGCCAGCGTTTCAGAGAAGCACACTTTGGCAGATGCAATGCAAGATTGTGATGTGTTTGTGGGCGTGGCATCGGCAAATTTAGTTTCTAAGGAAATGGTGAAATCAATGGCAGATAATCCGATTGTGTTCGCTTTGTCCAATCCTGACCCTGAGATTTCACCTGCTGAAGCCAATTCGGTGCGTGATGATTTGATTATGGCAACAGGGCGAAGCGATTATCCAAATCAAGTTAATAATGTTTTGGGCTTTCCTTTTATTTTTAGAGGTGCGTTGGATGCCAAGGCTAGTGAGATTAATGTAGAAATGAAAATTGCCGCCGTGCATGCCCTTAAAGATTTAGCAAAACTGGAAGTTCCTCAAGATGTTTTAAAGGCTTATAACACGAATTCTATCAGTTTTGGAAAAGGTTATATTATTCCAAAACCGTTTGATAAAAGGCTGATTGATGTAGTGCCAAAAGCGGTATTTGAGGCAGCAGTTTCGACAGGTGTTGCAAATCTTTAA
- the tufA_2 gene encoding Elongation factor Tu, with the protein MSKEKFERTKPHVNVGTIGHVDHGKTTLTAAMTKVMAEANGGEFNDYADIDNAPEERERGITISTAHVEYESETRHYAHVDCPGHADYVKNMITGAAQMDGAIIVIAATDGPMAQTREHILLSKQVGVPYILVYMNKADMVDDEELVELVEMEIRELLTEYDFPGDDTPVIFGSALKALEGDTSDIGVPSIIKLVEALDTYIPTPKRDTDKDFIMPIEDVFSISGRGTVVTGRIEAGIVNVNDEIEIVGIKDTQTTTCTGVEMFRKLLDSGEAGDNVGVLLRGTKREEVERGQVLAKPGSIKPHAKFEAEIYVLSKDEGGRHTPFFNNYRPQFYFRTTDVTGACQLPEGVEMVMPGDNVKMQVELLSPIAMEDGLRFAIREGGRTVGAGVVAKVTD; encoded by the coding sequence ATGTCAAAAGAAAAATTCGAAAGAACCAAACCCCATGTCAATGTAGGCACAATCGGCCATGTTGACCACGGCAAAACCACCCTAACAGCCGCCATGACAAAAGTAATGGCAGAAGCCAACGGCGGTGAATTCAACGACTACGCAGATATTGACAACGCCCCTGAAGAGCGTGAAAGAGGTATTACTATTTCAACAGCGCATGTTGAATACGAAAGTGAAACTCGTCACTACGCCCATGTTGACTGCCCAGGACACGCCGACTATGTTAAAAATATGATTACAGGTGCCGCTCAAATGGACGGCGCAATCATCGTAATTGCTGCAACAGACGGACCAATGGCACAAACTCGTGAGCATATCCTTTTATCTAAGCAAGTAGGCGTTCCTTATATTCTTGTTTATATGAACAAAGCCGATATGGTTGACGACGAAGAATTAGTAGAATTAGTAGAAATGGAAATCCGTGAATTATTGACTGAATACGATTTCCCAGGTGACGACACGCCAGTAATTTTCGGCTCAGCCCTTAAAGCACTAGAAGGCGATACCTCAGACATCGGTGTACCATCAATCATTAAATTGGTTGAAGCATTAGATACCTATATCCCAACTCCTAAGCGTGATACAGACAAAGACTTTATTATGCCAATTGAAGATGTGTTCTCAATCTCTGGTCGTGGCACGGTTGTTACAGGTCGTATCGAAGCAGGCATCGTTAATGTGAACGACGAAATTGAAATCGTTGGTATTAAAGACACCCAAACAACAACCTGTACTGGTGTTGAAATGTTCCGTAAGTTATTAGACTCTGGTGAGGCTGGCGACAATGTTGGTGTTCTTCTTCGTGGTACAAAGCGAGAAGAAGTAGAAAGAGGTCAAGTATTAGCCAAGCCTGGTTCAATCAAACCACACGCAAAGTTTGAAGCAGAAATCTATGTGCTAAGCAAAGATGAAGGCGGACGACACACTCCATTCTTCAACAACTACCGTCCACAGTTCTATTTCAGAACAACTGATGTAACAGGTGCTTGTCAATTGCCTGAGGGTGTTGAGATGGTTATGCCGGGTGATAATGTTAAGATGCAAGTTGAATTACTATCACCAATTGCAATGGAAGATGGTTTAAGATTTGCGATTAGAGAAGGCGGTCGTACGGTTGGTGCGGGTGTTGTTGCTAAGGTGACAGATTAA
- the secE gene encoding Protein translocase subunit SecE, which yields MSKKVESKAQSESSLGMFLAILIVIGSLAVYYMDPLALNTTLYKVLVLFAGLIIAGFIFFKSPQGIRFNAFLKETKIELRKVVWPTKDETVRTTGMIMVAVVIVAIFLWIVDAFFTWAVQLLTN from the coding sequence GTGAGTAAAAAAGTAGAAAGTAAAGCGCAATCAGAATCATCACTAGGAATGTTTTTAGCAATCCTGATAGTGATTGGTTCGCTTGCAGTTTACTATATGGATCCATTAGCGTTAAATACAACTCTTTATAAGGTGTTGGTGCTATTTGCAGGTTTAATCATTGCAGGGTTTATATTTTTCAAATCACCACAGGGCATCCGTTTTAATGCGTTTTTGAAAGAAACTAAAATTGAATTACGCAAAGTTGTTTGGCCAACTAAGGATGAAACCGTTAGAACAACCGGTATGATTATGGTAGCAGTGGTTATTGTTGCTATATTCTTATGGATTGTGGATGCGTTCTTTACTTGGGCTGTTCAACTATTAACAAACTAA